From a single Calothrix sp. NIES-2098 genomic region:
- a CDS encoding peptidase S45, penicillin amidase: MRRSRKVWLHKTLKNLVIVILVLGLSLVGFATHTVRQSFPQDNGAIALSGLKAEVTVQRDRWGVPHIYAANSHDLFMAQGYIHAQDRFWQMDFWRHIGSGRLSEMFGASQVATDKYLRTMGWARVAQQEIAQMNAEMKAYLEAYSEGVNAYLAEHQGSALSLEYAVLKLLNPGYKPEPWQMLHSLTWGKVMAYDLGRNFEREIERTILLKTLNLAQVEELFPPYPQDLPVILPDQQKRKTGEQNNFDETELIASSIQKETAAITPALESIAQPMLALEELIGSRGIGIGSNNWVISGKRTTTGKPILANDPHLAVQMPSIWYEVGLHCTPKSEECPYNVTGFSFAGMLGVIIGHSDRIAWGVTNVEPDVMDLYIEKINPNNPNQYEVNGKWVDMQLVKETIQVAGSQPIVQTVRYTRHGPILSDVSPNLQQFPANHGVEIPSKYAVSLRWTALEPATLGYSIPLLNRAQNWQEFRTAAKNFDVPAQNLVYADVDGNIGYQMPGRFPIRAKGNGRYPVPGWTDEYEWLGYIDFEQLPKSFNPLQGYIATANNLVQNKYPYLITTDWVYGYRAQRIVEMISQSNQPLSLLDVESIQGDNRNLNAQTLSPLFETISFDTPRLEAARKLLLNWNLQLEMPSSAAALFEVFWKHLLADTFHDQLPKEYFPDGGDRWYEVVKNLAKQPNSSWWDNLRTPKVENRDQILRQAFTEAVNELEHIQGKDPKSWNWGKLHTITFRNATLGKSGVIPIEALFNRGAFATAGNGETVNANRWQAHKSFEVTDIPSLRMIVDLKNLDNSVAILAPGQSGHAFHTHYTDMVDTWRKIEYHPMLWEPQTVSANTAASLKLIPKSGT; this comes from the coding sequence ATGAGAAGATCCAGAAAAGTTTGGTTGCACAAGACATTAAAAAATCTTGTCATTGTCATACTAGTGTTGGGTCTATCACTAGTGGGGTTTGCCACCCATACTGTACGTCAATCTTTTCCTCAAGACAATGGGGCGATCGCTCTTTCGGGACTAAAAGCTGAGGTAACTGTCCAGCGCGATCGATGGGGAGTTCCCCATATTTACGCCGCCAACTCCCACGATCTCTTCATGGCGCAAGGCTACATCCACGCCCAAGACCGCTTTTGGCAAATGGACTTCTGGAGACACATCGGTTCCGGGCGACTTTCAGAAATGTTTGGTGCTTCCCAAGTAGCAACTGACAAGTACTTGCGGACAATGGGTTGGGCTAGGGTAGCACAGCAAGAAATCGCACAAATGAATGCAGAGATGAAAGCATATCTAGAAGCATACTCTGAAGGGGTAAATGCTTATCTAGCAGAGCATCAAGGTAGCGCCCTGAGTCTAGAATATGCTGTGTTGAAACTGCTGAATCCTGGGTATAAACCTGAACCTTGGCAAATGCTGCACTCCTTAACTTGGGGTAAGGTTATGGCTTACGACCTGGGCAGAAACTTCGAGCGAGAAATTGAACGTACCATTCTCCTCAAAACTTTAAACTTGGCTCAGGTAGAGGAACTTTTCCCACCATATCCCCAAGATTTACCAGTAATTTTACCAGACCAGCAAAAAAGAAAAACAGGGGAACAGAACAATTTTGATGAGACAGAATTAATTGCCTCTAGTATTCAAAAAGAAACCGCAGCAATTACCCCAGCCTTAGAATCAATCGCCCAACCAATGCTGGCTTTAGAGGAATTAATTGGTTCTAGGGGTATTGGGATTGGCTCGAATAACTGGGTAATATCGGGGAAACGCACCACTACAGGTAAGCCGATATTAGCAAACGATCCGCACCTAGCAGTACAAATGCCTTCTATTTGGTATGAGGTTGGTCTGCACTGTACGCCCAAAAGTGAGGAATGTCCCTATAACGTCACAGGCTTTTCCTTTGCGGGGATGCTAGGAGTAATTATCGGTCATAGCGATCGCATTGCTTGGGGCGTGACCAATGTTGAACCAGATGTGATGGATTTATACATTGAGAAAATCAACCCCAATAACCCCAACCAGTATGAGGTAAATGGGAAATGGGTAGATATGCAATTGGTGAAAGAGACAATTCAAGTGGCGGGGAGTCAGCCAATTGTCCAAACAGTGCGCTACACCAGACACGGCCCTATTCTCTCGGATGTCTCACCCAACTTGCAGCAATTCCCAGCAAATCACGGAGTAGAAATCCCGTCAAAATATGCCGTTTCCCTGCGTTGGACAGCTTTAGAACCTGCCACATTGGGGTATTCTATTCCTTTATTAAATCGCGCCCAAAACTGGCAAGAGTTCCGCACAGCCGCGAAAAACTTTGATGTCCCTGCTCAAAATTTAGTTTATGCTGATGTTGATGGCAACATTGGCTACCAAATGCCTGGTAGATTCCCGATTAGAGCCAAGGGCAATGGACGCTATCCTGTACCTGGTTGGACTGATGAATACGAGTGGTTAGGCTATATTGACTTTGAGCAATTACCCAAAAGTTTTAATCCACTCCAAGGTTACATTGCTACAGCTAATAATTTAGTACAAAATAAGTATCCTTATTTGATTACTACAGACTGGGTTTATGGCTACCGCGCACAGCGGATTGTCGAGATGATTTCCCAGTCAAATCAACCTCTATCTCTGCTGGATGTCGAGTCGATACAGGGAGATAATCGAAATTTAAATGCCCAAACTCTATCACCCTTATTTGAAACTATCTCTTTCGATACTCCCCGCCTAGAAGCAGCCAGGAAATTACTTCTAAATTGGAATTTGCAGTTAGAAATGCCCTCATCGGCAGCGGCTTTATTTGAAGTATTCTGGAAACATTTGCTAGCAGATACTTTTCACGATCAGTTACCCAAGGAATACTTTCCTGATGGTGGCGATCGCTGGTATGAGGTAGTTAAAAATCTTGCCAAACAGCCAAATAGTAGCTGGTGGGATAATCTTAGAACCCCCAAAGTCGAGAATCGCGACCAAATTTTGCGACAAGCTTTTACCGAAGCTGTCAATGAACTCGAACATATTCAAGGCAAAGACCCAAAATCTTGGAATTGGGGTAAATTACATACTATTACTTTTCGCAATGCAACCTTAGGTAAATCTGGCGTTATACCTATTGAAGCTTTATTTAATCGTGGTGCTTTTGCTACGGCTGGTAATGGGGAAACCGTCAACGCTAATCGTTGGCAAGCACACAAATCTTTTGAGGTGACGGATATTCCTTCCCTACGGATGATTGTTGATTTAAAAAATCTTGATAATTCGGTAGCAATTCTTGCACCCGGTCAATCAGGTCACGCCTTCCATACTCACTACACAGATATGGTTGATACTTGGCGCAAAATTGAATACCATCCCATGCTTTGGGAACCGCAGACTGTAAGTGCTAACACTGCTGCTTCACTAAAATTAATTCCCAAATCGGGGACTTGA
- a CDS encoding RND family efflux transporter MFP subunit — protein sequence METPKETPKIDSSALRKLSGQQGLLLGLGLGLVLAISGMAIFSYFGNQRSATPNQNAPAANARNAALPVQVQQVGTSTTEESSDFVGALEAQQKVTLQPQIQGRIEAILVSSGQRVQKGTPIASLSLDQTQANVASSVAAASAAQAGLKTAQAQLQQAQAQRTKVAANVQLQQTQFNRTQQLVAEGAQARQELDVARNNLQTAIADLQAADKQVAAAGAGVRQAQASVRQAQAGTAAAQVNVNLKRVVAPITGVVGEFPVKVGDYVNTGQTITTIVQNNALDLNLSVPSNRLKQLRIGLPVQLIDPTTQKVIGTGAVNYISPTVSANQQSILSKARFVNSQGRLRDGQYVQGRIIWSRQPGILIPTVAISRIGGQSFVFVTENTTVNGKPQQIVHQRLVRLGDIQGPNYQVLDGLKPGETIVTSGILKLREGTPIQPQS from the coding sequence ATGGAAACTCCTAAAGAAACTCCTAAAATTGATAGTTCTGCTTTAAGAAAGCTTTCAGGACAGCAAGGGCTGTTGCTAGGGTTAGGGCTGGGTCTTGTCTTAGCTATCAGTGGGATGGCTATATTTTCCTATTTTGGAAATCAGCGTTCGGCTACTCCTAATCAAAATGCTCCCGCAGCAAATGCTAGAAACGCAGCATTGCCAGTGCAAGTTCAGCAAGTTGGTACGAGTACGACTGAAGAAAGTTCCGATTTTGTGGGAGCATTAGAAGCACAGCAAAAAGTGACGCTGCAACCGCAAATTCAGGGGCGAATTGAAGCAATTCTGGTGTCTAGCGGTCAAAGAGTGCAAAAAGGAACGCCGATCGCATCTTTGAGTTTGGATCAAACGCAGGCAAATGTTGCTAGTTCCGTTGCAGCAGCCAGTGCAGCCCAAGCGGGGTTAAAAACGGCTCAAGCCCAGCTACAACAAGCCCAGGCGCAACGTACCAAAGTTGCAGCCAACGTTCAGCTTCAGCAAACCCAATTCAATCGCACCCAACAATTAGTAGCTGAGGGCGCACAAGCCAGACAAGAGTTAGATGTAGCGCGAAATAATTTACAAACTGCGATCGCGGATTTGCAAGCCGCAGATAAACAAGTTGCGGCAGCTGGTGCAGGAGTGCGACAAGCCCAAGCCAGTGTACGTCAAGCCCAAGCAGGTACGGCTGCTGCCCAAGTTAACGTGAATCTCAAACGAGTGGTAGCACCGATTACTGGCGTAGTCGGTGAATTTCCTGTGAAAGTTGGAGATTATGTCAATACTGGACAAACCATCACTACGATCGTCCAAAACAATGCCTTGGATCTAAATCTTTCTGTACCGTCAAATAGATTAAAGCAACTGCGAATTGGATTGCCTGTGCAGTTAATCGATCCGACGACGCAGAAAGTCATAGGTACAGGTGCGGTTAACTATATTTCTCCAACAGTCAGTGCTAATCAGCAGTCGATTTTGAGTAAAGCACGCTTTGTCAATTCCCAAGGGCGATTGCGCGATGGGCAATACGTTCAAGGGCGGATAATTTGGAGCCGACAACCAGGAATATTGATTCCTACCGTCGCGATATCTCGGATTGGCGGACAAAGTTTTGTCTTTGTCACAGAAAACACAACCGTCAACGGCAAACCACAGCAAATCGTGCATCAGCGTTTAGTGCGCCTTGGCGATATTCAAGGGCCTAATTATCAAGTTCTCGATGGACTCAAACCCGGTGAAACCATTGTCACCTCTGGCATTCTCAAACTGAGAGAAGGCACACCCATTCAACCACAATCCTAA
- a CDS encoding transporter, with translation MSIANNFIKRPVLTTVCTLVILIVGCVCIPLLPLNYLPDIAPIRVQVSANYTGADVATVESAVTTTLERQINGVEGMQYMTSNSSAGSSQISVYFGAQTDKNIDQVNVQNRIARATPRLPTSVQQLGVTAQTASTSILLVYTFYAENNEYDPLFISNYIDLNLRDQLLRTPGVGDLTIFGEKRYAMRLWLDPNALASRQLTVADVATALRSQNILAGAGTIGQAPVPPGQTYEIPLRVNGQFKDASEFENLVIKAGSDGNLIKLRDVGRAELGSETYASNAKNNGKPAIGMAIYQSPGSNALDVAKNIEAQMDELSKDFPPGLKTQVVYDTVGFVQASLEEVVKTLAEAIALVVLVIFLFLQDWRATIIPIVAIPVSLIGALAFAYVFRFSLNNLTLFGLILATGLVVDDAIIVVEAIARKIEQGVRPLQASYEAMEELTGAVVATSLVLMAVFIPVAFFPGSTGKMYQQFALVIAFSIAISTFNALSFSPSMAAILLRPPRPKRGPLGWFFNKFNQILAWIIEKFLAIVNFLIRLRYAVVALFVVGLAGTYFMFTHVPTGFVPNEDQGIVLGIIQAPDGVSLAYTDRVITKLEQILQKEPEIENVFATSGFGFAGSGSNRGVFFAKLKPWEERTQPNQSASAILGRINGAFQTIPDAILTAVNPPPIQGFSTLGGFELQLEDRTNGRLTIDDFFANAQAVIAQANQQPSLTGGVFTQFTASTPQFQIDFDRNRLEALNVDFQQAVNTLGAAIGSQYVNDFTLGQQSYRVYVQAEGNFRRSPNDINQLYVRSANDQMVRLSEVAKLTPITGPAVISHYNGFRAISIQGREAQGYSSGQAIQAMQQAVTATALPGVGSDWTGTAREELSAGNLGILIFGFGIIMVFLTLAAQYESYVDPAIILLTVPLALLGALSALSLRGLVNDVYANVALVMLIGLASKNAILIVEFANQAFEQGMTIPKAALTAAQERFRPIVMTSSASLLGFFPLVIASGAGSASRWSLGTALFGGLLVATVLSLLIVPVLYVIIKNLEERFLKRKPSHQTKPPTSDRQENEQAPAMVGTRTGEDRGPNDSMH, from the coding sequence GTGTCGATCGCGAACAACTTTATCAAACGCCCGGTGCTAACTACCGTTTGTACTTTAGTGATTCTGATTGTGGGATGCGTGTGTATTCCGCTACTACCACTCAATTATTTGCCCGATATTGCCCCGATTCGCGTTCAGGTGTCAGCTAACTATACAGGGGCGGATGTTGCCACTGTTGAAAGTGCAGTTACAACAACCCTGGAGCGCCAAATTAACGGTGTCGAGGGTATGCAATACATGACCTCGAACAGTTCCGCAGGCAGCAGTCAAATCTCAGTATATTTCGGGGCGCAGACGGATAAAAATATTGATCAAGTAAACGTGCAGAACCGCATTGCAAGGGCGACACCTCGCTTACCAACAAGCGTACAACAGCTGGGTGTGACAGCACAAACAGCTTCCACAAGCATTTTGTTGGTCTATACGTTTTATGCGGAAAATAACGAGTACGATCCGCTATTTATCAGTAACTATATTGACCTGAATTTACGCGATCAACTCCTCAGAACACCAGGAGTCGGCGATCTGACGATTTTTGGTGAAAAGCGCTATGCCATGCGGCTGTGGCTCGATCCCAATGCTTTGGCGAGTCGGCAATTAACTGTAGCAGATGTGGCAACAGCACTGCGATCGCAAAACATTCTCGCCGGAGCCGGAACTATCGGACAAGCACCAGTACCCCCCGGTCAAACCTATGAAATTCCGTTGCGGGTTAATGGTCAATTCAAAGATGCATCCGAGTTTGAGAACCTCGTTATTAAAGCTGGGAGTGATGGCAATTTAATTAAGCTTAGAGATGTAGGGCGTGCGGAACTCGGCTCAGAGACTTACGCCAGCAATGCGAAAAATAATGGGAAGCCTGCGATCGGGATGGCAATTTATCAGTCGCCGGGAAGTAATGCGTTAGATGTGGCGAAAAACATTGAAGCGCAGATGGACGAACTGAGCAAAGACTTTCCACCAGGATTAAAAACCCAGGTCGTTTACGACACTGTTGGGTTTGTGCAAGCTTCCCTAGAAGAAGTAGTGAAAACCCTAGCCGAAGCGATCGCTTTGGTTGTGTTGGTGATTTTTCTGTTTCTCCAAGACTGGCGCGCCACAATTATTCCGATTGTGGCGATTCCGGTTTCGCTGATCGGTGCTTTAGCATTTGCTTACGTATTTAGATTTTCACTCAATAATTTAACTTTATTTGGATTAATCTTAGCCACAGGGTTAGTAGTTGATGACGCAATTATCGTTGTCGAAGCGATCGCCCGCAAGATTGAACAAGGAGTCAGACCGCTACAAGCCTCTTATGAAGCGATGGAGGAACTGACTGGTGCTGTAGTTGCAACATCGCTGGTATTGATGGCGGTGTTTATTCCCGTGGCATTTTTCCCAGGTTCTACCGGAAAAATGTATCAGCAGTTCGCGTTAGTGATTGCGTTCTCCATTGCTATCTCGACGTTTAACGCCCTTTCCTTTAGTCCGAGTATGGCGGCGATTTTGCTACGTCCGCCCAGACCCAAACGCGGCCCCTTGGGTTGGTTTTTTAACAAATTTAATCAGATTTTGGCATGGATTATTGAAAAGTTTTTAGCGATCGTTAATTTTTTGATTCGCTTGCGTTACGCTGTGGTCGCCTTATTTGTCGTGGGTTTAGCTGGGACATATTTTATGTTCACCCATGTGCCCACAGGATTCGTACCCAATGAAGATCAAGGGATTGTCTTAGGGATTATTCAAGCTCCCGATGGAGTTTCTCTAGCTTATACCGATCGAGTAATTACAAAACTCGAACAAATTCTCCAAAAAGAACCAGAAATTGAGAACGTTTTTGCGACTTCCGGGTTTGGCTTTGCAGGTAGCGGCTCAAATCGCGGTGTATTTTTTGCCAAGCTGAAACCTTGGGAGGAACGCACTCAACCCAATCAAAGCGCGTCAGCAATTTTAGGGCGAATTAATGGTGCATTTCAAACAATCCCAGATGCTATTCTCACCGCAGTCAATCCGCCACCGATTCAAGGCTTTAGTACCTTGGGTGGATTTGAGTTACAGTTGGAAGACCGCACCAATGGGCGATTGACCATTGATGACTTTTTCGCCAATGCGCAAGCAGTAATTGCCCAAGCAAACCAACAACCATCACTGACAGGTGGCGTGTTTACGCAGTTTACCGCCAGTACACCTCAGTTTCAAATCGACTTCGATCGCAATCGTCTAGAAGCACTCAACGTCGATTTTCAGCAAGCTGTGAACACATTAGGCGCGGCGATTGGCTCGCAGTATGTCAACGATTTTACCTTGGGACAGCAGAGCTATCGCGTTTATGTGCAAGCCGAGGGTAACTTTCGGCGATCGCCAAATGATATAAATCAGCTGTATGTGCGCTCGGCAAACGACCAAATGGTGCGATTGAGCGAAGTAGCAAAACTCACACCGATTACAGGCCCAGCCGTGATTTCTCACTACAACGGTTTCCGCGCCATTAGTATCCAAGGTAGAGAAGCACAAGGTTACAGTAGCGGACAAGCAATTCAAGCTATGCAGCAAGCAGTAACCGCCACCGCATTACCAGGCGTTGGTAGCGATTGGACAGGAACCGCCCGCGAAGAATTATCCGCAGGTAACTTGGGGATTCTGATTTTTGGCTTCGGGATTATTATGGTGTTCCTCACCTTGGCTGCTCAGTATGAAAGTTATGTTGACCCGGCTATTATTTTGTTAACCGTACCGTTAGCGTTGTTAGGGGCGTTGAGTGCGCTATCTTTACGCGGTTTGGTGAACGATGTCTACGCCAACGTAGCGTTGGTAATGTTAATCGGGCTTGCATCGAAAAACGCAATTTTGATTGTCGAGTTCGCTAACCAAGCCTTTGAACAAGGAATGACAATTCCCAAAGCCGCTTTGACAGCCGCCCAAGAACGATTTCGACCAATTGTAATGACTTCATCCGCGTCATTGCTGGGATTTTTCCCTCTTGTCATCGCCTCAGGTGCGGGTTCAGCCTCGCGCTGGTCGTTGGGAACGGCGTTGTTTGGAGGATTACTGGTAGCAACAGTTTTGAGTTTGCTGATTGTTCCGGTGTTGTACGTAATTATCAAAAATTTGGAAGAACGCTTCTTAAAGCGCAAACCTTCTCATCAAACCAAACCACCTACCTCAGATAGACAGGAGAACGAACAAGCACCAGCGATGGTTGGGACACGCACTGGTGAAGATCGCGGGCCGAATGATTCAATGCATTAA
- a CDS encoding protein involved in beta-1 3-glucan synthesis-like protein, translating into MLADLNPGCSHQEINELEDSLNCQLPEDFKTFYQRHNGQKGNSTGLFFGLPFLSIVNLFEEWSAWRELADDDFAMDITGESYPNGAIKTIYINLKWIPIANDGSGNHIGIDLDPDDAGLVGQVINFGRDENNKFVLAPSLADFIAWMLAQYQAGNYQSNKRSLNIKQPAFDHFLDAVPLLFGRS; encoded by the coding sequence GTGCTTGCAGACCTTAACCCTGGATGTTCTCATCAAGAAATCAATGAGTTAGAAGATAGCTTAAATTGTCAACTACCCGAAGATTTTAAAACTTTTTATCAACGTCATAATGGGCAAAAAGGTAATAGCACAGGGTTATTTTTTGGTTTACCTTTTTTAAGCATAGTTAATCTCTTTGAAGAGTGGTCGGCTTGGCGCGAACTAGCTGACGATGATTTTGCAATGGATATTACTGGTGAATCTTACCCGAATGGTGCAATTAAAACTATCTACATTAACCTCAAATGGATTCCGATAGCAAATGATGGAAGTGGAAACCACATTGGAATTGATTTAGATCCAGATGATGCAGGTTTAGTAGGTCAAGTAATTAACTTTGGACGCGATGAGAATAATAAGTTTGTGCTTGCGCCTTCACTTGCAGATTTCATCGCTTGGATGCTTGCGCAGTATCAAGCAGGCAATTATCAAAGTAATAAGCGTTCGTTAAATATCAAACAACCAGCATTCGATCATTTTTTGGATGCTGTGCCATTGCTGTTTGGCAGATCTTAA
- the pknA_1 gene encoding serine/threonine kinase yields the protein MTTPTILNNRYRVISLLGSGGFGETFLAEDTHMPSERKCVIKQLKPVVNQPQIYQLVKERFQREAAILEQLGDLSNQIPSLYAYFCLNGEFYLVQEWIEGETLTEKVQKQGVLSESAVREILVNLLPLLEYVHNKHIVHRDIKPDNIIVRYRDNKPVLIDFGAVRESMGTVMNSQGNPTSSIVIGTPGYMPSEQAMGRPIYASDIYSLGITAIYLLTGKQPQEIETDPRTGEIMWHQYAKNLSPTMRAAIDKAIQYSPRDRYPTAQAMLEGLQPSSSGVPQTVPAQQQRSPSAPVAKKLGKNIIAIAGGSIFAFIVLLMAIATLFQPKPQVATNNRPSTTLPNFNGSKRAVNLRPTPRVIAPSPPTISSTDPFNIAPRSRINGVIEQLTEPNAFINGVWRLQFSSGATRHDGVLLMKGKAGLMSIRYFNSQTNRTETVLQRMRLWSSTQGLILRGHNPIDSQTRRPHPTYSPDEFFFQRRPDGTLYADNCDAAGNCSAVRVQFVSQSLNPNASSTELETR from the coding sequence ATGACAACGCCGACCATCTTAAACAATCGCTACCGGGTAATTAGTTTATTAGGATCTGGTGGGTTTGGAGAAACCTTTTTAGCAGAAGATACACATATGCCTTCAGAACGCAAATGTGTAATTAAGCAACTCAAGCCTGTAGTTAATCAGCCGCAGATTTACCAGTTAGTCAAAGAAAGATTTCAAAGAGAAGCGGCAATATTAGAACAACTGGGCGATCTTAGCAACCAAATTCCCAGTTTGTATGCTTACTTCTGCTTAAACGGGGAATTTTATTTAGTTCAAGAGTGGATTGAAGGGGAAACATTAACAGAAAAAGTTCAAAAGCAGGGCGTACTTAGTGAAAGTGCAGTCAGGGAAATTTTAGTAAATTTATTACCTTTACTGGAGTACGTGCATAATAAGCATATTGTGCATCGCGATATCAAACCAGATAACATAATTGTGCGTTATCGGGATAACAAACCCGTACTGATTGATTTCGGTGCAGTACGGGAATCGATGGGAACAGTGATGAATTCCCAAGGCAATCCTACGAGTTCAATTGTGATTGGTACGCCTGGATATATGCCCAGCGAGCAAGCTATGGGTAGACCAATATATGCTAGCGATATATATAGTTTAGGCATCACAGCAATTTATTTATTAACTGGGAAACAGCCGCAAGAAATAGAGACAGATCCGCGTACAGGCGAGATAATGTGGCATCAGTATGCTAAAAATCTTAGCCCAACAATGAGAGCAGCGATTGATAAGGCGATTCAGTACAGTCCGCGAGATCGCTATCCCACTGCACAAGCGATGTTAGAAGGATTGCAGCCTAGTTCGAGTGGCGTTCCTCAGACTGTACCCGCGCAACAACAGCGATCGCCATCTGCACCTGTAGCAAAAAAACTGGGGAAAAACATAATTGCGATCGCAGGCGGTAGTATCTTTGCATTCATTGTCTTATTAATGGCGATCGCAACGCTTTTTCAACCCAAGCCGCAAGTCGCAACTAACAACCGACCAAGCACAACATTACCTAATTTCAATGGCTCAAAAAGAGCAGTAAATCTTCGCCCTACTCCTAGAGTCATAGCACCATCGCCACCAACCATTAGCTCAACAGATCCATTCAATATCGCTCCCAGAAGTAGGATTAATGGCGTTATCGAACAACTTACCGAACCAAATGCTTTTATTAACGGAGTTTGGCGGCTACAGTTTAGCAGTGGTGCTACCCGTCATGACGGCGTACTGTTGATGAAAGGTAAGGCGGGACTGATGAGTATTCGTTATTTTAATTCTCAAACTAATCGCACAGAAACTGTATTGCAAAGGATGAGACTTTGGTCGTCTACTCAAGGATTAATTTTAAGAGGACACAATCCCATAGATAGTCAAACTAGACGACCTCATCCTACTTATTCGCCTGACGAATTTTTCTTTCAACGCCGACCAGATGGTACATTATATGCTGACAATTGTGATGCTGCTGGTAATTGTTCGGCTGTCAGAGTCCAGTTTGTATCGCAAAGTCTGAACCCCAATGCAAGTTCAACAGAATTGGAAACCCGCTAG
- the pknA_2 gene encoding serine/threonine kinase produces the protein MQTLLNNRYQVIQTLGGGGFGETFLAEDTQMPSKRRCVIKQLKPIHNNPQIYQLVQERFQREAAILEDLGGSTDQIPTLYAYFQSEGQFYVVQEWVEGQTLTVKVQQQGLLSESAVREILLNLLPVLEYIHSKRIIHRDIKPDNIILRSRDNKPVLIDFGAVRETMGTVFNSQGNPTSSIVIGTPGYMPSEQAMGRPVFSSDLYSLGMTAIYLLTGKQPSELETDPRTGEIIWHQHALSVTPTFAGVIDRAIAYHPRDRFASAREMLQALQVGANIFPPTVPYNQPPVVNTPVPPTEHTIPVSPGPVHQQNTIPVSPAPAYQTTNQANNGQKGVFIASLVAGGLIGSAIVIGFALNNNKQSQPIAESTKSSNQSATIRNEPQETATPITTFIPSPRVTDYSPTPVPSQTPSLQASPATSTPVDRPSPEQAVQNYYANINQGQFQTAWNQLSPSLQNNRKLHPNGYLSYIDWWGNRVQSVDVQQVNLVQANAETANVNARLQYLLKNGKTVPSSVNFLLLWDAENRRWVVGDAR, from the coding sequence ATGCAAACGCTGCTGAACAATCGCTATCAAGTTATTCAGACTTTGGGGGGCGGTGGATTTGGTGAAACTTTCTTAGCAGAAGATACCCAAATGCCCTCCAAACGTCGCTGTGTCATTAAACAACTCAAACCGATTCATAACAACCCGCAGATTTACCAACTCGTACAAGAACGGTTTCAAAGAGAAGCAGCAATTTTAGAAGACTTGGGCGGTTCTACTGACCAGATTCCGACATTGTATGCTTATTTTCAGTCAGAAGGGCAATTTTATGTAGTTCAAGAGTGGGTTGAAGGGCAAACTCTTACAGTCAAAGTGCAACAGCAAGGATTGTTAAGTGAAAGTGCAGTTCGAGAAATTTTATTAAATTTGTTACCTGTTCTAGAGTATATTCACTCAAAGCGAATTATTCACCGTGATATCAAGCCGGATAATATTATCTTGCGTTCTCGAGATAACAAACCTGTCCTCATTGATTTTGGTGCGGTGCGGGAAACAATGGGAACAGTATTTAATTCCCAAGGTAATCCTACCAGTTCGATTGTGATTGGTACGCCGGGATATATGCCCAGCGAACAAGCAATGGGTAGACCTGTTTTTTCCAGCGATTTATATAGTTTAGGAATGACAGCAATTTATTTGCTGACTGGGAAACAACCCTCAGAACTCGAAACAGATCCGCGTACAGGAGAAATTATCTGGCATCAACACGCTTTAAGTGTAACTCCGACCTTTGCAGGAGTTATAGATCGTGCGATCGCCTATCATCCCCGCGATCGCTTCGCCAGCGCTAGAGAAATGCTACAAGCCTTACAAGTAGGGGCAAATATCTTTCCGCCTACAGTACCTTATAACCAGCCACCTGTAGTCAATACTCCAGTACCACCAACTGAACACACAATTCCCGTCAGTCCAGGCCCAGTTCATCAACAAAATACCATTCCTGTCAGCCCAGCCCCAGCTTATCAAACTACTAATCAAGCAAATAATGGGCAAAAGGGAGTCTTTATTGCCAGTTTAGTTGCAGGTGGTTTGATCGGCAGTGCGATCGTTATTGGTTTTGCACTCAACAATAACAAACAATCTCAACCAATAGCAGAGTCTACAAAGTCATCAAATCAATCTGCAACAATCCGCAACGAACCACAGGAGACAGCAACACCGATAACAACGTTTATTCCTAGTCCAAGGGTGACAGATTATTCTCCTACACCAGTTCCTAGCCAAACTCCATCTCTGCAAGCTTCTCCCGCAACATCAACGCCAGTCGATCGACCATCGCCAGAACAAGCCGTACAAAATTATTACGCAAATATCAATCAAGGCCAGTTTCAAACTGCTTGGAATCAGCTGTCGCCAAGCTTACAAAATAATCGCAAGCTTCACCCTAATGGTTATCTTTCTTATATAGATTGGTGGGGAAATCGGGTGCAAAGTGTAGATGTTCAACAAGTTAATTTAGTACAAGCAAACGCCGAAACTGCAAATGTCAATGCGCGTTTGCAATACTTATTAAAAAATGGCAAAACTGTCCCCAGTTCCGTAAATTTTCTGTTGTTATGGGATGCTGAAAATCGCAGATGGGTTGTTGGCGATGCTAGATAG